A part of Geotrypetes seraphini chromosome 9, aGeoSer1.1, whole genome shotgun sequence genomic DNA contains:
- the LOC117367203 gene encoding guanine nucleotide-binding protein G(I)/G(S)/G(O) subunit gamma-5 → MSSTSSLATMKKMVQQLRLEASLNRVKVSQAAAELKQFCLQNEAHDPLLTGVSSSTNPFRPPKVCSFL, encoded by the coding sequence ATGTCTAGCACCTCCAGCTTAGCCACTATGAAGAAGATGGTTCAGCAGCTGCGTCTAGAGGCCAGTCTGAACCGAGTGAAGGTATCACAGGCTGCTGCAGAGTTAAAACAGTTCTGCTTGCAGAATGAAGCACATGATCCTTTGCTGACAGGGGTATCTTCAAGTACAAATCCTTTCCGTCCTCCAAAAGTCTGTTCCTTTTTGTAA